ACAAGCAATGCTTAACATGCTACACTAACATACAGTAGCTCTAAAACATCCAATTAAATTTTGGAGGCGTATGCCTATTCGTAATCCTGCAAAAAACTGTAACCAGAACGGACTACCATGACTTCAAAAGCACTATTTCACGAAAACAGCTCCGAGGTCGGTTCAAGCAGTTGTGCAATATGCAAGCTTCAGTGCTACGTATTTCGTCCGCATTTCTAGAAAGCGGCCCAAGCACAGCCGTCTCCCTCTCCCCTGAATCGCTGTCTGGTCCGTCTAAGGATAATTGTAAGGATAAATGTAAGGTTCGTTAGCAATGTGTGATATATAGCATACCATTATTTTGCAAATCTGCAAGTAATGAACGAGTATTGCTTGGTTTTCGCTACTCCGGGACCTTCACTCCGCATTCCTcgtgtactgtttttttttttttttgtgggtgtAGCGGAATCAACTACAACAAAAAGCGTCCCAAGATTTAAGTTCCTTATCTACTGAGGAAGAAAAAGTTGCGAATATGGGGATTCAGTGCACAGCTATAACCAGCCTTTGTTTCAAGAGAAGAGGGAAGTTTTCATACTTGGTCAATAGTTCACATAGGAACTCGGTCTGCATTCACTTCACGTAATCGGCACACTTACTGCAAGTTTTGCACTTGTTGTTTGCATGCATGATGGTGGTGTTGACTCGAGCCATTGCGTCTCATGTGAGCAAATATAAATACCTGGCGCTCTATATTCTGTATTTTTATAGACTCCACCCAGAGCCCAGTTCGCCTTCCTTCCCCGTTGCCAGTACCATCTATCGATGCTGCAGACGGCAGTGTGGAGATGCGTTTGGCGTCTCCGGAAGCATTTGACCAGGAAAGACCACGTAAGTACACCAGTTTCGTCGATCGTTTTTCATGGATCTGTCAATATTGTTTGCTATTTGTATTTGTAACATAAAATGTAGGCTCATCTGTCCTGTTTTAAAAAGAATATTAGGTTATTATTTACAAAATAAAGTCATTCATGCAACGGTATCACATGTCATATGTGGAATAGCTTGCACATATGTGGTGATGTAATGCGTTAACAGTGAATGAAAATATGCGATATGCCAGCCCTGAACCTCTCATGCTACTTTTGATAAAATGAGCGATAGCATTAAGTGCTGTCTATATCACCGCTGGTTTTAATGATGAGTACAGCTACCTGCATCTATAGCTAAGCGTAAAGTTCTAAGAAGTACCTGAACAGCATATAAAGAGCGTTTTTTTGTCTCATGTGCTAGAAATTTTATAATCAATGGCCGTTTCACGTCGTGTTTGCATAAATGGTACGCATTTGTAATATGGTACGCATTTGTCACCAATGTAATTCGCTTTACACAGGAACATGACACTTAAAGATAGACAGGATGCTGCACTTGTcctgtgtgcctgtgtgtgtatTCGTCCTTTACACAACGCACAAATTGGGCGAAGATTTACCAACTATCCCATCAAGATGTTGTAGTGATGCATCTGTCTCTACAGGTTCTACACCGCCGCAGCGAAGCCCTGCGCGGAAAATATACATACCCAAAACCGCAGCCGTCATCCAACGACTGAAGAAGGATACGCAAATGTAAAAAGAGCCGCCTGAAGATTACCACGCAGAAAGCGCCGGAGAAAGAAGTTGGGGTATCATCTGATCCCAGGGTTCTACAAACTCTTGGGCAGCTAGGTGGCACTCCATTGTCGCAAAAGCAAGGGAAGCGCATGAAGATATGTTTTCTGGAGCAGCTTCTCGTGGTCGGGCACTCGAGCGGTGTGGCTACTGTGTGAAAGATAAGCTAAACAGCAGTCTACAATAAGAACTCTTCCACTCTGAACAGTGTGTATTGAATGCAGCCGATTTGAGTTACTTTTAAAAATATTTCTCCATGTCCCGAAGTGCGCGTTCATTAATACTCTGTGCATCACTGTCCTTGCCCACCCTCATCTGATGATAAACCGCCGATTGACACATGCTTCTGCATTTACTGTTCCTTGACAAAAAACAAAAGTCGGTGCCATTTGTTGTCAGTTGTCTTCTAAATGTGCCATTTATGCCTAGATTATGAAAGGACAAACTAAGTACATTACACATTTCAAGAAACATCTGCAATATGCTTGTGAGCAATCTCGTAATAAAACCTTGTTACCAATGTTGCCACTCTAAATGAAGCTCTACTGTTCTTGCATGTATGGCGAAGCCAaaccaaaaatgaaaaaaaagtccTTTTCAATATAATTTGCTAAATAGTTTACGGCAAGTTAGCACAAGGAGCTATGCGGTAAATATACTAGGTATAACATGTTTTTTGGACTAGCAAGTATATCCATTGTATGGAATAAAAAGAGCAAGTTGGTTTTACTGGTATGCGAAAGATGGTGATGTGATGCCCTTGATAATCGTGTTATTAATCAGAAATTACTGTTGCGACGAAAATTGCTTTGGTAGAGTTGTGTTCTGCACAGCAAATGAACATGGTTAGTGCAGCAATATTTTTCTGTCTGAGAAATTGAAATGTGTCTCATGGATGATTGTAGTACAGAATGTTTCCATTTGTACTGAATAATGGGATACTGAATTCAACAATATTGTGTTTTGGATTAAATGTCTTGCTGTGCGATAGCTTCCCAATAAAATCAGTCAATCGACCACATCTTCATTCGTACTGATATTTTGCGAAAACCAAATATACGCACGCCATATTTGCATAATGCATAAGTTGTCACAGAAACGCCTTTCGCACATGCAAGTGCGACACAAAATTAAAAGCTGAAAGCTGTTGTAAACAAGATGTGTAAGAACAAAACGATCTGAAAAAATAAATGCGAGTGGTGTTGGCTTCCGTTTGCGCCTGTAGACATAACAGACCACAAGTGGAATTGCGTTTCCATCTCGCGTATCAACAAAAGCGTGGCCAAGGCAGCATGcctgatttatttttttttgtctcggaAGTTACatctaccaagcaccaggggagagaTTGGCGCTGGTGGcgcaattcccgtttacctgggggtataccagctgacatagccgtgGCTGTACCACCACAAACCAGGAGCCCTGGCGCGCGAAGTGTCCACAGAAAGTGACGGTGATCGAGATTAAGTGTACTTGCTATAAACGCTGTGTGGCAGAATAAAATGTTCTATGCTACACTTCTAACCAGGGCTGTGCGCAGAATGCTTCTATAACGCCGTAGTACTAAATTCAATAGACCACCACTGCGTGTTCCCGTCAGGCACACGCTTTCCTTTGCCTCAGATGACAAGGTTATACGAcaatagcagcagcagtagtagtacaTGCTTAGTTGTCGAAATATAACTCGCACTGCAAATAAAACTTCTTTACCTGCAGCAGTTCCACGCTGATGTCCATTTCGGAGACAAACGCAGTTGACAGAGTCCATCAGCAggtattatgttttttttttgtctctacCCGCTAACATGTTATTATTCTTGAACACACGTCAAGTCGCGTGATTTGTCACATATTTGATCATTCATAATTTGACGAAGAAATAGGACACGCTGCACCCAGTAACTGGGTGCAACGTGTTGATGACCTGTGCAGCACTTTAGTGCAGCTGAAGACCTACAATATTTCACAACAGCCAAATCATTGAAACAGCGTGGCGTACTTGTGGAGACACCCGATGCTATTGTTTTGATATTTGGAGTGAAATCGACTGAGTTAAGCAGAAATGTTGATTTATTCAATAATTGACAGGGGCTATCACAGACAGCCCAGTAAAATGTTAAAAGTAAATGTCCACCCCTGGTTGTTTTTTTCATACGGTCGCGTTGATATTTCGTACCTAAGGGAGTGGCCAACGCTGCTGAAAAGTAAGTACGCGATCTTAAAAAAGGCAGTTAAATTATGacattttacgcgccaaaatcacGAGAGGATTGCGAGGCAAGCCGTATAGAGGATTCCGGATTAACTTTGATCAACTGGGGTTCCTtagcatgcacctaaatctaagtacacgagtgtttctgcaattcacccccatcgatatgcggccgccgcagccaggaCCGAACCGACGACTTCGACCTCAGTAGTGCAACGCCATTGCCCGTAAGTTAGTGCGGCGGGTGAcaccgcgacctcttgcttaagAACAGAATACCCTAGCCACTTAGCCACTGAGTTTTTTTGAGCAAGGAGGGTCAACAGCATGTGTCCGAGCCATTGAGACAGGGTTTCAACATCTGTCGCTTTGTTTTGGCGCTCGTATTACTCAGGCTACCGTCATGAACACGGCGATGCTTGTGTTTATATGCTTGTATTTTCATTGACGCGCTTACGCGCACACGGGTGATAAATACGACTGGCTGAAACTAGGCATACAAAGCTGCATTTCATTTCTAAGAAATATAAAACGTACGTGGTGCCCACGATACCTTAACAATACACAATAACTATTTCCTATCACTCCTCCCCCCACACCCATACGCGAAGTACCACGTTATTAGTttggccatttgcactgactgcTCACCGCTTTCCCGGAATGGCCGCTTTCCTTTTGCGCTCTGAAATGCTAGATGACATTGTACGTTGAAGGACAAGCACTTCAGGAATATAAATACATGCATGACTTGAATCGATATTTTGCACCTATTTTAGTTTGCGTTCCCATGTCCTTGCGCTGGAGGTGTTCCTTGCTAGGGGACCATTAAGTACGGAAAACGGTCAGCATTATTTCTGACGTACGCCGGAGCTGTATTCTTAGCGTCGCAACTTGCCAAGGGTGGGCTGTCATCAAAGTAACGCCCGCTCTTTCGGAGGCCATTTATGTACTCTATGTCTCTTTTTTCAGCAAAATCGCCCCACCGTATGCCGTCGTCCCTTTGTGCCGCGGTGAGTTTCACCTGCAAACAGGAAAATCAGAACAAGTGTTTCACTTCAGACACAGTATCGCAGTAATGCACAGCACGAAAAAGCAATATTTTGTGCGTGAATACCGCAATAATTGGTTGAAATTGCTTACAGCAAAAGAAAAAATTCCAGCACCTACACGGACAAAAATTGCGCTACGTCCCGTGCCGCGTAGAGCGTGAACGCACTCCGCGGCGTGCGTATACGTTGCCTTATTTGATTATTGCACAACTGCAATGCCTTAGGGAAGGAGAGAGTCACTGTATCTTGTCATCATAAGTCGCACTTGCGCATGAAGCGATTAAGAGCGAATACAAATACATTTCTATAAATGTTAACCTAACCGATTCTGCAGAAAACCTGGTTGAGGCATTTCGCGAATAGAACGTATGTAAGAGTTACCGCAATTACAAAATAATAAAGCCACAGGTGTACTTTAGGGAGCGCAAGGTGACGAGTTCAATTCCCCCTCGCACGTATTGAGGTCGCATTCGGGCTAACCGGAAagtcattattattatttcgctGCTAAGGCTTACACAACGACAATACAACGAGCACAGAAACATACGGCATATACCTAGTAGACCAACATATGGCATTATAAAACTTgttgttgagctagttggtacattcttcgtacaacgataggacgcaacacatcaaggaaaaaaatacaggtgaaaggaaaaagcgtcactcgcaactaactttattccgagaaagcatcggaatatatagctgagctaacacatgcgcggcaaggttccACGTATCACCCCACCCAGATGAGTCAATAAGAATCATGTGCTAGTttaaaaagcatctaaaaaattGAAACTCGGTGCCGCGCAACACCACTGACGTATCGCTAATGTaggtgtgagtgagtgagtgaaataactttattgaggtccagagaagacgcaggggacacgcCGCGCCGCCGCTAATGCaggtatctttttttctttttatgcctCGAGCATTTCTCGTGCCAGCACCTCGTTGCTTCTACCCAGAATGTTGATCTCCTTAAATCTTGCGTTACATTTACATGCTTTGCAGTGCGCAGGTAAATGTGTCGAAAGGTTATTCTTAAGGGAAAGTGCGTGCTCTCTCGCTCTGTCGTTAACACATCGACCCGTTTGGCCGATGTAAACCCGGCCACAGCTGAGCGGAATTTCGTAAACCACACCCACCGCACAGGTGACGTCGGGAATTACATGCCCCTTGCCACATATAGGCGGCTGGGGTGCTTTGGAAATCCGCGGGCAcaggcctgaaagcttccttGGTGCAGAGAGGACCACTGGGACATTGTACCTATTCGCTACGTTCTTAAGGTTGTGCGCAACCTTATGTACGTAGGGTACAACTATTGGCCTTGTTTTCATCGgttgcctttccttcttttttccatTTAATTTTGAAAAAAGAAGGCATGTAAATCCCGACGTCACCTGTGCGGTGGGTGTGGTTTACGAAATTCCGCTCAGCTGTGGCAGGGTTTACATCGGCCCACGGGTCGATGTGTTAACGGCAGAGCGAGAGAGCACGCACTTTCCCTTAAGAATAACCTTTCGACACATTTACCTGCGCACTGCAAAGCATGCAAATGTAACGCAAGATGTAAGGAGATCAGCATTCTGGGTAGAAGCAACGAGGTGCTGGCACGAGAAATGCTCTaggcataaaaagaaaaaaagatatctgcattagcgatacgtcagtggtgttgcgcggcgccgagtttgaattttttagatgctttttaaACTAGCACATGATTCCTATTGACTCATATGGGTGGGGTGATACGTGGAACCTTGCCGCGCACGTGTTAGCTCAGCTATATATTGCGATGctttctcggaataaagttagttgcgagtgacgctctttcctttcacctgtattttttttttccttgatgtgtctcgtcctatcgttgtatgacCAAGATATGGCGTTCGAGTCTGCGCATGTTGTCTTTCTGTAAGCCTTAGgaatgcaacattttttttattgataagtTTCCCTACACGGCAACTCTGGTTTAATAGGGACAGCAAGCCGTAGGTTCCGGCATAAAATATTTCGTCGAAGTTTACCCCCCTTTCAAAAAATATATCGAACCGCAGTATAGCATTCTTAGACTAGATATTATATCCTGTGCGGTGAAACAAATGACTTAAATGGAATTAAACATGTAACTAAAGGCTTTAAAATACGTTTATTTTATACAAAAAAGGAAATAATTGTGTGGTAGCATGGGCAACGCTTACAATGTGAATGTCGCCCCGCCATTTGTTGCAGTGCGAATGGCAATCCGGGTTGTCGTAAGGCGATTGGGTTCCACGCCGATTCCTTCCAATTTACAGAGGACTGCTGTAATGATAGCTGCTCTCCATGAGACTAGATAGTTTAATGAAACAATTCTGgattttacgttccaaaaccacgatatgattgttAGTAATAGCGTAGTATGGGACCGCGGGCTAATtctgaccacgtggggttctttaacttgcccCTAAATCTAATCACGCGCGGCagcgtgggccctatcttgaaagcggctGCGACAGGGACGGAGCCAGCCGTGCGCTGTGTGTTCGCTGTTTGCGTAGAGTTAGAATACAATTCTAGAGGAAAAGCTTGGCGAAAAAATGAGAACCgcaaaggcgccgccatgttgctacgactaaTTTTTGTGGCACAAAAAATATTCAAAAATTTCtgaaaaagcaagcacttacacgtagcacgtaggcacggacaacgtttggAGTTGATTCCGTCTATTGTTAGAAAGATCAGATGGCTATACTAAAAATTTTTATTTAAAATTTACAGTATgtaaaaggctgcgtttgcaggcgccttaactatagatggcgctaccatactgacgcaggctcgggatcgcgtagattgcgcgcctcgtctgaatcacatctcggcgtctgcgcctgcgcgcctgcatagggtagcaacatggcagcgcccttgcggtttccgatttcaatacatgggcgctatggggagcttttcctctagaatTGTTATATTAAGTTGTTTAgtacgcgttgaagcgagagatggCACAAAAGGTCAATTGTGGTCAAGCGAGGTCAAAAGTTCAAGCGAGAGGTAGGACAAGAAGTTATCCACAAACCTATAAACCTGACTTCCTGATATTTATTGACTGCACCGATGACGCTTTCCAACCTGCTGCGTCTGGAGTTTTCGAGATCTTTAAAAAAGAGCTGCAGCCTCTGGAACTTACGCACGAGCTTCCCATGGATAATTCCTTGCGTTTTCTAGATCTCAGGCTTTGCCTTTCTAACAAAAGTATGTGCTGGTTTTTCGAACTGAGGAGTAGAAAGCCACTCTTGCCCATTATCTCGGCACACTCAAAGCTCGTTAAACGAGGTATTATACATTTATGCATTGTTAATAGCCTCAATAAATCATGCCCGCACAGCGTGCAACATAGTTCTGCCGCACTGGTTGGTCGCGTTTCTTGTGCTTTATACTCTATGGCCTTAATTTCTGCCATAGCAGAACAGCTTCTTAAGCGCACCAATGGTGATGAGCCCGCTCAGTCACGGAGCCTGCCGGTTGAAAGGCGCCGGTTGGCAGTGCTCCCATATGTTCATGATGTCTCCCATAGGCTAAAAAAGATCGAGCAGCGTGCAGGAATCACTGGTTTTCTCAGCCCCGGAAAAGCTGACAAGGCTCTGTAAACGGGTCAATGCGCTTACATCACACCACAGCTGTTGCTCTgtcacgcacaaaaaaaaaacgttttgtgaCATGCGCAACTAATGTGGTTTACCAGATTCCCCTGTTTTGCGCCAGTATATATGTTGGACAGACCAGCAGGTGATTAAATGATCGCTTAAGAGAGCCCTACAACAACGTTCATAATAATGTACAGTTCTCACGGATTGAAATAGGACACTCGGAGCACGTGGCCGCTGATACATGCAGCGCCGCCCGTGGGTGCCCATGGAACCAAGGTGTTGCATGGTGGTATAGCGCGAGGGGGAGAGCATCTACGGCGCAGAATTGCTCCTTCCGGTCGTCAACGAGCCGGCCCGTAGTTCACCACACGGCCAGCGTGGCGTGACGTGCAAGCAACGCACGTCTTGTGCTCGCAATATATAACGACCTGTGGCTCCGCTTCTGCTGACGTCAGTACTACCAACAATGCCGGGAGTTATCATATCGAGGCTGAAATAAAGAAGACGCTTTCTTGTCGGCCGATCCACAGGTGTTCGGTGTTCGCACAAAGTAAACTTTCCGTTCTTTTGTGCAGATGTTATCATGTGTACGAAATCACGTAAGGCGCAATCTCGTAGCTGAATCCTGTGTCTTACTTGCACAGCCTGCGTGCCGCATCGCCAAAGCGCGTGTAACGAGAGCGTCGTGCGCTCGCGCAGCCGCGCAAGCAGACGGCGCCGCAGTATGGGCGGTGCGCACCGCCGAGCCATTTCGGTCGGCATCCGCAGGCGCTCAAGCCTTGCAGCGCCACGCTAGCAGTGTGGTGCACTACAGGCCGGCTCGCTGGCGACCGGAAGAGCAATCCGTAGATGTTCTCCCCCTCGTgctataccacaatgcaacaTCTTGGTTTCATGAGAACCCACGGGCGGCGCTGCATGTACCCgcggccacgcgctccgagtgtcctatttcaatccgtgagtactgtacAGGGCCACTTGGGCATCCATTGCCGGGATTGCGGCTGCGTCGGCTGCGAACCCCTCTTTGAAGATACGGAGGTCTTAGCGAGACACAGCTTACAACTCACGCGGGAAATAGTAGAAGCAGATTTCATTAGGAAACTGGGTAGTTTGTGTGTTAGTGCCCCCTCTATCGCGCTGACACCTAGTGAAGTCATATATCTGAACATATAGTCATAGtaatgtgcctttttttttcacgtgaccACATACTAAGTAACAATGAGTTGCTGTTAGAGCACCCCTTTTTTGATTGCGTTTCATTTTCTGCGCATGCCGCCTCTTCTATATATACACGTGATGTGGCAACGGCAACAAAATATTCTTGGAAGTCGGCGCAGTGTTTGTCGTCTCACTCGGtccttgtccttcgcgctgtacgtcATTTTTACCATGAATTACGAACTAGGCCAAGCAACCACCTATGTTTGACAATGTCTCCTTTTGTTGTAACTTCTCAGAGAACCAGTGAAATCTAGGCCAACTATTTTTAATTGATTCCCAAATTGATTCCCATCTGATTACCCAAAATTTGGTTCTTATACGAGTCAGTTAATCAAGCACTCGGCCCTGAAAATCTGCCCGAGTACATGTGGAATTATTAGTGTCTTAAGTCATTTCTTCCAGGTAATATGATCGGGTACTACTGGTCAAACGTCATATATGTGCCTACTGAAGGTGACCATTAGGTCTCaatatgcacttttttttcttggaaCGCTTGGCACCCGCGTATTCTCTGCGCATTCGCTTGCTTGCTGAATGTTTTGCAATTTTGTTGCAAGATCAACGTTTTGTTGTGACCAAATAAGACGAGCCTCGGCGCTATCCATTTATTCTACTGATAGTAGACCGTTGACCTCGTCTCGTGGGACATTATTGACGAACCTTCCTATTGCTAGAGTCCCCAATGAAATGCAgccaccacggccgggatcgGACCGACGACTTCGAGTTCGGGATGGAccgccacagccactaagctgCCGCACGGGTATATACCTATTACCACCAACTTCTTACACTACATGAACGTCTAAAAATCGCCTATGGCGGATAGCACTACTAAATTCACTTCACCTGACTTATATGAGCAGGTATACTTGCGCGACTAATCACAAAGCTTAATTAACTACATAAAAAATATGTTAAACATTTTAAATAATACTTTTACGTCCTTAAAATCGGCAAATTGGAGCAACTGAGTGGTGAAACCACTTTCACATGAATGCTAGACTTCCTGCGGTTTCATTAGATTCGTCTTGCACCTTTCGCGAATGAACGCACATTATGAAAATGAATGCTCTCGTCATTCCAAATGTTGCACCGAATTATAAGATGTTTTAGAGCTTCGTAGCTACTTACACGTGgacgagaatttttttttcattaaacttgCGCCATGTAGCAGATTCTTGCCGAACTAATTATTTTCAGAATTCACGTTTCACAACAGGGACATTCTTTAAATCCTTCCTTGCGGTGATTGGTACAAAATTGATAGAAACGCCACAGTATTCAGTAACATAGTTTGAAGAGATCAAACAAAGGGACGCTCTTAAAATTACGGTTTAAAAATTTCCTTGTTTTGATTGTTTCCAGTGCCTCAAAACTTTTCAAAGAAATTAGGATGCTGAATCATTACTGCAGTCATTTTTTACATTAGGAACAGCTGTGTAGCGAAAATGTAGAAAAGGAGAAGCTAGGCATTCTCAACTTTTATCAGGTGAATCGTGCGACCGAGAGCATAGTATACCTGAATCCCATGAGCGTCAAAGCACCACGAGCAGTGCCAGCCAGCGTAACGAGGCCACGATCCGGTGATGGTCCAGTGCCACTGGGACGTTCCCGTGTAGGGAAGGCGCTTAGAGATGTAAGCCTCTGCTTTGCGGACTCTTGCCGTGTCATTGTCATACACGTAGCGCAAGAACGCCACCGTGCAGGCGAAACCAACTTCGGTCGGTCGCGCGTTCTCCCAGAAGAAGCCGTAAAGGAACCAGCGCAGACTGACTCCCACCGGCTCGCCAAACCCGTCGTGGTGCTTGAGGAAGAGCAAGACGTCACGGGTTGGTATTTCGTCGGCGTCTGCTAGCATGAATAGGTCGTCGTCGCGGAGGTTCTTCAGGTGGCCCTGGCCTTCGAGCCATATGTACCTGCGGAAGAAGCTCTCAGGTGCCCACGGGTCGGCATCGGTGAAGTTGTACATTCCTATGGTGAGTAGGATGATCTTGTGTGCATGCTCGCGCAGGAATCCGGTGCTGAGGTTGGACCGCAGGTGAAGTTGTTTCGGTGTTCCAAAGAAAGTGTAGTTTGACTCGCACACAATGTAGTGATCGACGGAGTCACCCAGCTCGTTGATACGGATCTCCAGGAGGTCTAGTTCGTGGTTGAGCACAACACCGTTGATGATGGCGCGTGGTTTCGAGCGGCGCGTGATACGACCTTGGGAGTACCAAACTCGGAACATCCTTGTGTTCCACACGGCGTCGGGAACGGAACACTCGGCTCCGTTCCAACCCCTGCGACAAACGCACATGGTCGTCGAGGAACCAGTAACCGTTCCCTCCGGAAAGCACCCCAGTGAATCTTTGGCATTCGTGATGACGGCCTTCGCAGTGACGGCCATATGCCGTGTAGTTGATATCTTCGATGTTTTGGAAATACCCGCGTTCGCACGGTCCGGGACTATACGACGACTGAGTTTAGTTGCCCCATCAGGGAGCACTGCGCTGCTAAGCTTCAAACGCTTCGTTTCTCGAGACCATTTCATATGGATGGCACAAAAAAACACTGCACCTAGAACCATTCCTATTACGAACAAGAAAAACGCACCCCTACGAAGTCTTCGCGACATGGCACTGCAAACGTGCGAAGGGACATGAACAGAATTGTGCCAGTGATCCTTTCTGCTCACAAGGGGCTCCAGGAACACATTGTGAAACAGCTGCTGCACTTCACCAGTGTTTGCGTTTAGTTGTGACTGCTCCCAGCAGCTGTTTCGAGTACACCGCTTCCGCTCATGCCAGcactcagtaaaaaaaaaaaaaaaaaaatgcgcagttTTATGACCATGCGGCAGCGTACATTCCTAATCTGAAAATTTAAACAGAAAGGCATGCCAAGTTCCTTGCACCATTCAGACGTCGGGTTTCATCTGCTTCGTGACATGCTCTTTTCACGCCCAATCTGTAAATTACCCCATCTCTGTAACTTTACTACTGCGGCATTTATGTAGCGTGGCATAGTGCTTTCACGGACACGCCCTCGAATTTTGGCAGTCTGAGATAGGCGGTTATCAGTAGGAGAAAACCAACACCATAATATTCTGTGCGCAAGTTTGCACGTTTATAAAACTTATTTGAAAGCAATGCTCATAAAGTTAAGCTTTGCAGGATGATTTGCGTGTGATTTTTATGCGAGAGCATTAGTGCCTCACTGTGCGACCCCGCC
The DNA window shown above is from Dermacentor silvarum isolate Dsil-2018 chromosome 1, BIME_Dsil_1.4, whole genome shotgun sequence and carries:
- the LOC119448070 gene encoding beta-1,4-mannosyl-glycoprotein 4-beta-N-acetylglucosaminyltransferase, producing MSRRLRRGAFFLFVIGMVLGAVFFCAIHMKWSRETKRLKLSSAVLPDGATKLSRRIVPDRANAGISKTSKISTTRHMAVTAKAVITNAKDSLGCFPEGTVTGSSTTMCVCRRGWNGAECSVPDAVWNTRMFRVWYSQGRITRRSKPRAIINGVVLNHELDLLEIRINELGDSVDHYIVCESNYTFFGTPKQLHLRSNLSTGFLREHAHKIILLTIGMYNFTDADPWAPESFFRRYIWLEGQGHLKNLRDDDLFMLADADEIPTRDVLLFLKHHDGFGEPVGVSLRWFLYGFFWENARPTEVGFACTVAFLRYVYDNDTARVRKAEAYISKRLPYTGTSQWHWTITGSWPRYAGWHCSWCFDAHGIQVKLTAAQRDDGIRWGDFAEKRDIEYINGLRKSGRYFDDSPPLASCDAKNTAPAYVRNNADRFPYLMVP